The Streptomyces sp. NBC_01689 genome includes a window with the following:
- the polA gene encoding DNA polymerase I, with product MAETASKKTEKTEGASRPRLMLMDGHSLAYRAFFALPAENFTTASGQPTNAIYGFASMLANTLRDEAPTHFAVAFDVSRKTWRSEEFTEYKANRSKTPDEFKGQVELIGELLDAMHAQRFAVDGFEADDIIATLATQAEAEGFEVLIVTGDRDSFQLVSEHTTVLYPTKGVSELTRFTPEKVVEKYGLTPAQYPDFAALRGDPSDNLPGIPGVGEKTAAKWINQFGSFAELVERVDEVKGKAGQNLRDHLEAVRLNRRLTEMVKDVELPRAVVDLERAAYDRTAVAMVLDTLEIRNPSLRERLFAVDPGAQEAEAAAPVVAGVELDGAVLGAGELKPWLAEHGGAVLGLATVDAWALGAGSVTEIALAAGEGAAAWFDPAQLDEGDENAFARWLADPAKPKVLHNAKGVMRVFAEHGWSVEGVSMDTALAAYLVKPGRRSFALDALSLEYLGRELGPAAAADGQLAFGTDDGAEAEALMAQARTILDLGEAFDEKLVEVGAADLLRDMELPTSALLARLERSGIAADRAHLEAMEQMFGAAVQQAVKEAHASVGHEFNLGSPKQLQEVFFGELDLPKTKKTKTGYTTDADALAWLAKQTDHELPVVMLRHREQAKLRVTVEGLIKSIAADGRIHTTFNQTVAATGRLSSVDPNLQNIPVRTEEGRAIRRGFVVGEGFESLMTADYSQIELRVMAHLSEDEGLLEAFTSGEDLHTTVASQVFSVERSAVDAEMRRKIKAMSYGLAYGLSAFGLSQQLNIEAGEARALMDTYFERFGGVRDYLRRVVDEARATGYTETLFGRRRYLPDLNSDNRQRRETAERMALNAPIQGTAADIVKIAMLNVDRALREAGLKSRMLLQVHDEIVLEIAPGERERTEELLRREMASAVELRAPLDVSVGSGPDWESAAH from the coding sequence GTGGCAGAAACAGCATCGAAGAAGACCGAGAAGACCGAGGGTGCGAGCCGTCCGCGTCTGATGCTCATGGATGGGCACTCGCTGGCGTACCGTGCGTTCTTCGCGCTGCCCGCGGAGAACTTCACGACCGCGAGCGGCCAGCCGACGAACGCGATCTACGGTTTCGCGTCGATGCTGGCGAACACGCTGCGCGACGAGGCGCCCACGCATTTCGCGGTGGCGTTCGACGTGTCGCGCAAGACCTGGCGCTCCGAGGAGTTCACGGAGTACAAGGCGAACCGGTCGAAGACCCCGGACGAGTTCAAGGGCCAGGTCGAGCTGATCGGTGAGCTGCTGGACGCGATGCACGCGCAGCGGTTCGCGGTGGACGGCTTCGAGGCGGACGACATCATCGCGACGCTGGCCACGCAGGCGGAGGCCGAGGGCTTCGAGGTCCTGATCGTCACCGGTGACCGTGACTCGTTCCAGCTCGTCTCGGAGCACACGACGGTCCTGTATCCGACGAAGGGTGTCTCCGAGCTGACGCGGTTCACTCCGGAGAAGGTCGTCGAGAAGTACGGGTTGACGCCGGCGCAGTACCCCGACTTCGCGGCGCTGCGGGGTGACCCGTCGGACAACCTGCCGGGCATTCCGGGGGTGGGTGAGAAGACGGCCGCGAAGTGGATCAACCAGTTCGGTTCGTTCGCTGAGCTGGTCGAGCGGGTCGACGAGGTGAAGGGGAAGGCCGGCCAGAACCTCCGTGACCATCTGGAGGCGGTGCGGCTCAACCGTCGTCTCACCGAGATGGTGAAGGACGTGGAGCTGCCCCGGGCGGTCGTGGACCTGGAGCGCGCGGCGTACGACCGCACGGCCGTGGCGATGGTCCTGGACACGCTGGAGATCCGTAACCCGTCGCTGCGTGAGCGGCTGTTCGCGGTCGATCCCGGGGCGCAGGAGGCCGAGGCGGCGGCCCCGGTCGTCGCCGGTGTCGAGCTGGACGGTGCGGTGCTGGGCGCGGGCGAGCTGAAGCCGTGGCTGGCGGAGCACGGCGGGGCGGTCCTGGGTCTGGCCACGGTCGACGCGTGGGCGCTGGGCGCGGGCTCGGTCACGGAGATCGCGCTCGCCGCGGGGGAGGGGGCCGCGGCCTGGTTCGACCCCGCGCAGCTGGACGAGGGCGACGAGAACGCGTTCGCGCGGTGGCTCGCCGACCCCGCGAAGCCGAAGGTGCTGCACAACGCCAAGGGCGTGATGCGGGTCTTCGCCGAGCACGGCTGGAGCGTCGAGGGCGTGTCCATGGACACCGCGCTCGCCGCGTATCTGGTCAAGCCGGGCCGTCGTTCCTTCGCGCTGGACGCGCTGTCGCTGGAGTATCTCGGGCGGGAGCTGGGCCCGGCCGCGGCGGCCGACGGCCAGCTGGCCTTCGGCACGGACGACGGGGCCGAGGCCGAGGCGCTGATGGCGCAGGCGCGGACGATCCTCGACCTCGGTGAGGCGTTCGACGAGAAGCTGGTGGAGGTCGGCGCGGCCGATCTGCTGCGGGACATGGAGCTGCCGACGTCGGCGCTGCTGGCGCGGCTGGAGCGGTCCGGGATCGCGGCCGACCGGGCGCATCTGGAGGCCATGGAGCAGATGTTCGGGGCCGCCGTGCAGCAGGCGGTGAAGGAGGCGCACGCCTCCGTGGGCCACGAGTTCAACCTCGGCTCGCCCAAGCAGCTCCAGGAGGTCTTCTTCGGGGAGCTCGATCTGCCCAAGACGAAGAAGACGAAGACGGGTTACACGACGGACGCGGACGCGCTGGCCTGGCTGGCCAAGCAGACCGATCACGAGCTGCCCGTCGTCATGCTCCGCCACCGCGAGCAGGCGAAGCTGCGGGTGACCGTCGAGGGCCTGATCAAGTCGATCGCGGCGGACGGCCGGATCCACACGACCTTCAACCAGACGGTGGCGGCGACGGGCCGTCTGTCGTCGGTGGACCCGAACCTGCAGAACATCCCGGTGCGTACGGAGGAGGGCCGGGCGATCCGGCGCGGCTTCGTGGTCGGCGAGGGCTTCGAGTCGCTGATGACCGCGGACTACAGCCAGATCGAGCTGCGGGTGATGGCCCATCTGTCCGAGGACGAGGGCCTGCTGGAGGCGTTCACCTCGGGGGAGGACCTGCACACGACGGTGGCGTCCCAGGTGTTCTCCGTCGAGCGTTCGGCGGTGGACGCGGAGATGCGCCGCAAGATCAAGGCCATGTCGTACGGCCTGGCGTACGGGCTGTCGGCGTTCGGCCTGTCCCAGCAGCTGAACATCGAGGCGGGCGAGGCCCGGGCCCTGATGGACACGTACTTCGAGCGCTTCGGGGGTGTCCGGGACTATCTGCGCCGGGTCGTGGACGAGGCGCGGGCCACGGGCTACACGGAGACCCTGTTCGGGCGGCGCCGCTATCTGCCCGACCTGAACAGTGACAACCGTCAGCGGCGCGAGACGGCCGAACGCATGGCGCTGAACGCGCCGATCCAGGGCACGGCCGCGGACATCGTGAAGATCGCGATGCTGAACGTCGACCGGGCGCTGCGCGAGGCCGGTCTGAAGTCCCGGATGCTCCTCCAGGTCCACGACGAGATCGTCCTGGAGATCGCCCCGGGGGAGCGGGAGCGGACCGAGGAGCTCCTCCGCCGCGAGATGGCGTCCGCCGTCGAACTCCGGGCCCCGCTCGACGTCTCCGTCGGCTCGGGCCCCGACTGGGAATCGGCGGCGCACTAG
- a CDS encoding DUF4184 family protein, giving the protein MPFTLSHAAAVLPAVRGDGSGRGRLVPAVLVAGSFAPDMTYYAAGVVPGAMEFGVFTHSFTGVLTFDVLVAWALAGLWLVLREPSVALLPRARQGRVAGLLRCGTPRREPDASLALRWYASAVLGALTHIGWDAFTHHDRWGVRLLPALGRDVGGTPLFTYAQYGTSAAAAVVITVFVVVALRRTPPAEPVGVPPLSRADRWLAAAVIGGCAVLAAGQRAARRWAYRGSVGNPWELVPTLCFGAGAGLALGLALYAVGVRVWRPAPVRPGPGAGRTEPSRPAAR; this is encoded by the coding sequence GTGCCCTTCACTCTCAGCCACGCGGCGGCCGTACTGCCCGCGGTGCGGGGCGACGGAAGCGGCCGGGGCCGGCTGGTGCCGGCGGTCCTGGTGGCCGGTTCCTTCGCGCCCGACATGACCTACTACGCGGCGGGCGTGGTCCCCGGCGCGATGGAATTCGGTGTCTTCACGCACTCGTTCACCGGCGTCCTCACCTTCGACGTGCTCGTCGCCTGGGCCCTGGCGGGTCTCTGGCTGGTGCTGCGCGAGCCGTCGGTGGCCCTGCTGCCGCGGGCCCGTCAGGGCAGGGTCGCGGGGCTGCTGCGCTGCGGGACGCCGCGCCGGGAGCCCGACGCGTCCCTGGCGCTGCGGTGGTACGCGTCGGCGGTGCTCGGCGCGCTGACGCACATCGGGTGGGACGCGTTCACCCACCACGACCGGTGGGGGGTGCGGCTGCTGCCCGCGCTGGGCCGGGACGTCGGGGGCACCCCGCTGTTCACGTACGCGCAATACGGCACTTCCGCGGCGGCGGCCGTGGTGATCACGGTCTTCGTGGTCGTCGCGCTGCGGCGGACACCGCCCGCCGAGCCGGTGGGGGTGCCGCCGCTGTCGCGTGCCGACCGGTGGCTCGCGGCCGCCGTGATCGGCGGCTGCGCGGTCCTCGCCGCCGGGCAGCGCGCCGCGCGCCGGTGGGCGTACCGGGGCTCCGTCGGGAATCCGTGGGAACTGGTCCCGACGCTGTGCTTCGGCGCGGGCGCCGGTCTCGCCCTCGGCCTGGCGCTGTACGCCGTCGGGGTCAGGGTGTGGCGTCCGGCTCCGGTTCGTCCCGGGCCGGGAGCCGGGCGTACGGAGCCGAGCCGTCCGGCCGCTCGCTGA
- a CDS encoding lytic transglycosylase domain-containing protein has product MAAHFGRLRKGAASTAVAAAAVAALSASQAPGVATDSLGRQASGAQPSADASSSGQGGGDGAATGNSPYYTDLPPLKSPNPSPSSTIGTPVSVGEAEAGIPATVLDAYKRAESSLRESKPGCNLPWQLLAAIGKVESGQARGGRVDANGTTYSPILGPKLDGNGFALIGDTDHGAFDGDSAYDRAVGPMQFIPSTWAWAGRDGNGDGKKDPNNVYDAALAAGHYLCRSDRDLSVQAQMNAAILSYNNSTAYLNTVLSWLDYYRKGTHEVPDGTGTLPSHSSGDNSPSGAGPSPSAPSAPESKPSSTPKPGNGGSTGPGTGPTAPATPSTPPPTPTETVDHLEDAGSGKLTATAGQDFGTKVAVRTETKAGKAVAKVRVRFLIVGDTDSTFTGGESVATVVTDSKGTATAPALAAGEKTGTFTVRATVVGRTLSGLDYAATVTARQADALTRTGDTELTCVPGGEFASQVQLKATYKGAAAGKVAATATLVKSADDATENDKGPYFKDADGKTVRTLTDLTTAADGTLQLPKLYADDTAGTFLLRITATGGATLTVELTVAPAAPATPSDPATPSSSATPATPSSSATPSGSATP; this is encoded by the coding sequence ATGGCGGCGCATTTCGGCAGACTGCGCAAGGGAGCGGCGTCCACCGCGGTGGCCGCCGCGGCGGTCGCGGCCCTCTCCGCTTCCCAGGCACCCGGAGTGGCCACCGACAGCCTCGGCAGACAGGCCTCGGGCGCCCAGCCCTCGGCCGACGCGAGCAGCAGCGGCCAGGGCGGCGGTGACGGCGCGGCGACCGGCAACTCGCCCTACTACACCGATCTGCCGCCGCTGAAGAGCCCGAACCCCAGCCCGTCGTCGACCATCGGCACGCCCGTCTCGGTGGGCGAGGCCGAGGCCGGGATACCGGCGACCGTGCTCGACGCGTACAAGAGGGCCGAGAGTTCGCTGCGCGAGTCCAAGCCGGGCTGCAACCTGCCCTGGCAACTCCTCGCGGCCATCGGCAAGGTCGAGTCCGGGCAGGCGCGCGGCGGCCGGGTCGACGCGAACGGCACGACCTACTCGCCGATCCTCGGCCCCAAGCTCGACGGCAACGGGTTCGCGCTGATCGGCGACACCGACCACGGCGCGTTCGACGGCGACAGCGCGTACGACCGTGCGGTGGGCCCCATGCAGTTCATCCCCTCCACCTGGGCGTGGGCGGGCCGGGACGGCAACGGCGACGGCAAGAAGGACCCCAACAACGTCTACGACGCGGCGCTCGCGGCCGGCCACTACCTGTGCAGGTCCGACCGCGACCTGTCCGTGCAGGCGCAGATGAACGCGGCGATCCTGAGCTACAACAACTCGACGGCCTACCTCAACACGGTGCTGTCGTGGCTGGATTACTACCGCAAGGGCACCCACGAGGTGCCGGACGGCACGGGCACCCTGCCGTCGCACAGCAGCGGCGACAACTCCCCGTCCGGCGCGGGCCCGTCGCCGTCCGCGCCCTCGGCACCCGAGTCGAAGCCGAGCAGCACCCCCAAGCCGGGCAACGGCGGCTCGACGGGTCCCGGTACGGGCCCGACCGCGCCCGCCACCCCCTCGACCCCGCCGCCCACGCCCACCGAGACGGTGGATCACCTGGAGGACGCGGGCAGCGGGAAGCTCACCGCGACGGCGGGCCAGGACTTCGGCACCAAGGTCGCGGTACGCACCGAGACCAAGGCGGGCAAGGCGGTCGCGAAGGTCCGCGTCCGGTTCCTGATCGTCGGCGACACGGACAGCACCTTCACGGGCGGCGAGAGCGTCGCAACGGTGGTCACCGACAGCAAGGGCACGGCCACCGCGCCCGCGCTCGCGGCGGGCGAGAAGACCGGCACGTTCACCGTCCGCGCCACCGTCGTGGGCCGCACGCTCAGCGGTCTCGACTACGCGGCGACCGTCACCGCGCGCCAGGCCGACGCCCTGACCCGCACCGGCGACACCGAACTGACCTGTGTGCCGGGCGGCGAGTTCGCGAGCCAGGTCCAGCTGAAGGCCACCTACAAGGGCGCCGCCGCGGGCAAGGTCGCGGCCACCGCCACGCTGGTGAAGTCGGCGGACGACGCGACGGAGAACGACAAGGGCCCGTACTTCAAGGACGCGGACGGCAAGACGGTCCGCACCCTCACGGACCTCACGACCGCCGCCGACGGCACGCTCCAACTGCCCAAGCTGTACGCGGACGACACGGCCGGCACGTTCCTGCTCCGGATCACCGCCACGGGCGGTGCGACGCTCACGGTCGAGCTGACGGTGGCCCCGGCCGCCCCCGCGACGCCGTCCGACCCGGCCACGCCGTCCTCCTCGGCCACGCCGGCCACGCCCTCCTCCTCGGCCACGCCGTCCGGTTCGGCCACGCCGTAG
- a CDS encoding SPW_0924 family protein, with protein sequence MRALIAAATGLAVALALVFTIAAVGSPSGSTSPKPLLTTVPTHP encoded by the coding sequence ATGCGCGCCCTCATCGCCGCCGCGACCGGGCTCGCCGTGGCGCTCGCCCTGGTGTTCACCATCGCCGCGGTGGGCTCACCGTCCGGCAGCACGTCACCCAAGCCCCTGCTCACCACCGTCCCCACGCATCCGTAA
- a CDS encoding DUF3068 domain-containing protein, giving the protein MRRKASLILLALAVFCAALSPLLRWYVFPRVAKIPAGQYQDMVLEAKDATLLDYATMKAKKVPEVTVVQTLKGNVEASERIERTAGRDVVVWDSLSYVQGPDGKMVSKLPERYIFDAHTQEPVHATGESVDGDPVRRDGIEFKWPFRTEKRDYEYFDAQTRTSAPIHYEGTRTFRGVGVYYFEQTIPWTKVPFPKVMPVKGITARSVARTGTTRWYTTVRRFWVEPVTGAPVYGEEIHKEELRGGTLLGGRAEVTAFSGHVKMREDYIEHTVALVKSNRTLVLLMTSYLPWGLLVLGAALLSLSLYLEARGRRPDDPAPARAARPEPVSA; this is encoded by the coding sequence ATGCGCCGCAAGGCCAGCCTGATCCTGCTCGCCCTCGCCGTGTTCTGCGCGGCCCTGTCCCCGCTGCTGCGCTGGTACGTCTTCCCACGGGTGGCCAAGATCCCCGCGGGCCAGTACCAGGACATGGTCCTGGAGGCGAAGGACGCCACCCTGCTCGACTACGCCACCATGAAGGCGAAGAAGGTCCCCGAGGTCACCGTCGTGCAGACCCTCAAGGGAAACGTGGAGGCCTCCGAGCGGATCGAACGGACGGCGGGCCGCGACGTCGTCGTCTGGGACTCCCTCTCCTACGTCCAGGGCCCCGACGGGAAGATGGTCTCCAAGCTCCCCGAGCGCTACATCTTCGACGCCCACACCCAGGAACCCGTCCACGCCACCGGCGAGTCGGTCGACGGCGACCCCGTCCGGCGCGACGGCATCGAGTTCAAATGGCCCTTCCGGACCGAGAAACGGGACTACGAGTACTTCGACGCGCAGACCCGCACCTCGGCCCCCATCCACTACGAGGGCACCCGGACCTTCCGTGGCGTCGGGGTCTACTACTTCGAGCAGACGATCCCCTGGACGAAGGTCCCCTTCCCCAAGGTCATGCCCGTGAAGGGCATCACCGCGCGGTCCGTCGCCAGGACCGGTACGACACGCTGGTACACGACCGTCCGCAGGTTCTGGGTCGAACCGGTCACCGGCGCGCCGGTCTACGGCGAGGAGATCCACAAGGAGGAACTGCGCGGCGGCACCCTGCTCGGCGGCCGCGCCGAGGTGACCGCCTTCTCCGGGCACGTGAAGATGCGCGAGGACTACATCGAGCACACCGTCGCCCTGGTCAAGTCCAACCGCACCCTGGTCCTGCTGATGACCTCCTACCTCCCCTGGGGTCTGCTGGTCCTGGGCGCGGCCCTGCTCTCCCTCTCCCTCTACCTGGAGGCGCGCGGCCGGCGCCCGGACGATCCCGCCCCCGCCCGGGCCGCGCGGCCCGAGCCGGTCAGCGCCTGA
- a CDS encoding ATP-dependent RNA helicase → MIRTDALDRLPVRSALPALREALEEHGTAVLCAPPGTGKTTLVPLVLAGLVGGGPARRVLVAEPRRIAARAAARRMAWLLGEQVGGSVGYTVRGERVVGPHARVEVVTTGVLLQRLQRDQELADVDVVVLDECHERHLDADTVAAFLLDVRATLRPGLRLVAASATTDAEGWARLLGGAPVVEAQGVSYPVEVVWAPPQRPVRPPHGMRVDPALLTHVASVVRRALAEGDGDVLCFLPGVGEIARVAGQLGDLGGTGVLQVHGRAPAAVQDAVLSPGTGRRVVLATSVAESSLTVPGVRAVVDSGLAREPRVDHARGLSALTTVRAAQASGRQRAGRAGREAPGRVYRCWSEAEDARLPRHPAPEIKVADLTAFALQAACWGDPEATGLALLDPPPGGAMAAARSVLTAVGAVDPAGRATPRGVRMSRLGLHPRLARALLDAVPEVGADRAAEVVALLSEEPPREYGDDLAAAWRAARRGGDAYAARWRTEARRLRSAARDATGTAPAHAPSDAPPDRRGDVVPDPPGNARPVPPSGAAASASRRPSGTAASPRPSGAPATDGRGASARGTSAGAPDRGGPGGRSGAGGPGGPAGAGGPGGRGGGPGGAGGAGGAGGAGGAGDDLVAGLIAALAFPERLARARGGSFLMVNGTRADVGDGSALRDAPWLAVAVADRPVGAGHARVRLGAVVDEATARRAAASFAAEGEEVHWAEGDVVARRVERLGAVELAVRPLGRAQPGLVREALLEGLRADGLGLLRWSPDAEALRRRLAFLRLRLGDPWPDVTDDALLARGDEWLEPELSRARRRADLARIDAGQALARLLPWATGDAARLEELAPERIEVPSGSRIRVDYGDPEQPVLAVKLQEMFGLQESPAVAGVPVLVHLLSPAGRPAAVTADLASFWKDGYRAVRAELRGRYPKHPWPEDPASAEPTRHTNARLRR, encoded by the coding sequence GTGATCCGTACCGACGCCCTCGACCGGCTGCCCGTCCGCTCCGCCCTGCCCGCGCTGCGTGAGGCCCTGGAGGAGCACGGCACGGCGGTGCTGTGCGCTCCGCCGGGCACGGGCAAGACGACGCTCGTGCCGCTGGTCCTCGCCGGGCTCGTCGGCGGGGGCCCGGCGCGCCGGGTGCTGGTCGCCGAGCCCCGGCGGATCGCGGCGCGGGCCGCGGCCCGGCGGATGGCGTGGCTGCTCGGCGAGCAGGTCGGCGGGAGCGTCGGCTACACGGTGCGCGGGGAGCGTGTGGTCGGGCCGCACGCGCGCGTGGAGGTCGTCACGACGGGAGTGCTCCTGCAGCGGCTGCAACGCGACCAGGAACTCGCGGACGTCGACGTGGTGGTGCTCGACGAGTGCCACGAACGGCATCTGGACGCCGACACGGTGGCCGCGTTCCTGCTGGACGTCCGGGCCACGCTCCGGCCCGGGCTGCGGCTCGTGGCCGCGTCCGCGACGACCGACGCCGAGGGATGGGCCCGGCTGCTGGGCGGGGCGCCGGTCGTCGAGGCGCAGGGGGTCTCGTATCCGGTGGAGGTCGTCTGGGCTCCTCCGCAGCGGCCCGTACGTCCCCCGCACGGGATGCGGGTCGACCCCGCCCTTCTCACCCACGTGGCGTCGGTGGTCCGGCGCGCGCTGGCCGAGGGCGACGGGGACGTGCTGTGCTTCCTGCCCGGTGTGGGGGAGATCGCGCGGGTCGCCGGGCAGTTGGGGGATCTGGGCGGGACCGGCGTGCTGCAGGTGCACGGGCGGGCGCCCGCGGCGGTGCAGGACGCGGTGCTGTCCCCCGGCACCGGCCGCCGGGTGGTCCTGGCCACCTCCGTCGCGGAATCGTCGCTGACGGTTCCCGGGGTGCGGGCGGTCGTGGACTCGGGGCTCGCACGCGAACCGCGGGTCGACCACGCGCGCGGGCTGAGCGCGCTGACCACGGTACGGGCCGCGCAGGCGTCCGGCCGGCAGCGGGCGGGCCGGGCCGGCCGCGAGGCGCCGGGGCGGGTGTACCGCTGCTGGTCCGAGGCGGAGGACGCCCGTCTTCCGCGCCACCCCGCCCCGGAGATCAAGGTCGCCGACCTGACGGCGTTCGCCCTGCAGGCGGCCTGCTGGGGCGACCCGGAGGCGACGGGGCTCGCGCTGCTCGACCCGCCGCCCGGAGGCGCGATGGCGGCGGCGCGTTCCGTGCTGACGGCGGTGGGCGCGGTGGACCCGGCGGGCCGGGCCACGCCGCGGGGGGTCCGCATGTCGCGGCTGGGCCTGCACCCGCGGCTGGCCCGGGCGCTGCTGGACGCGGTGCCCGAGGTCGGCGCGGACCGGGCGGCCGAGGTGGTCGCCCTGCTGAGCGAGGAGCCGCCGCGCGAGTACGGGGACGATCTGGCCGCGGCCTGGCGCGCCGCCCGGCGCGGCGGTGACGCCTACGCGGCGCGCTGGCGCACCGAGGCGCGCCGGCTGCGTTCGGCGGCCCGGGACGCGACGGGGACGGCACCCGCGCACGCGCCGTCGGACGCGCCGCCGGACCGGCGGGGGGACGTGGTACCGGACCCGCCGGGGAACGCGCGGCCCGTCCCGCCGTCGGGCGCGGCGGCATCGGCGTCGCGGCGGCCCTCCGGCACGGCCGCGTCGCCACGGCCGTCGGGCGCGCCCGCCACGGACGGCCGTGGCGCGTCCGCGCGCGGGACGTCCGCAGGTGCCCCGGACCGGGGCGGGCCAGGGGGCCGGAGCGGTGCGGGTGGCCCGGGCGGTCCGGCCGGTGCGGGTGGCCCTGGCGGTAGGGGTGGTGGCCCAGGCGGTGCGGGCGGTGCGGGCGGTGCGGGCGGTGCGGGCGGTGCGGGGGACGATCTCGTGGCCGGGCTGATCGCGGCCCTCGCCTTCCCCGAGCGGCTCGCCCGGGCGCGGGGCGGCTCGTTCCTGATGGTGAACGGGACCCGCGCCGATGTCGGCGACGGCTCCGCCCTGCGGGACGCGCCCTGGCTGGCCGTCGCCGTGGCCGACCGTCCCGTCGGTGCCGGGCACGCGCGCGTGCGGCTCGGGGCGGTGGTGGACGAGGCGACGGCCCGGCGCGCCGCCGCGAGCTTCGCCGCCGAGGGCGAGGAGGTCCACTGGGCCGAGGGCGATGTCGTCGCGCGGCGGGTCGAGCGGCTCGGGGCGGTGGAGCTCGCGGTGCGCCCGCTGGGGAGGGCTCAGCCCGGACTCGTACGCGAGGCCCTGCTGGAGGGGTTGCGGGCGGACGGACTCGGGCTGCTGCGGTGGTCCCCGGACGCCGAGGCGCTGCGCCGGCGGCTCGCCTTCCTGCGGCTGCGTCTCGGTGATCCCTGGCCGGACGTCACCGACGACGCGCTCCTCGCGCGGGGGGACGAGTGGCTGGAGCCGGAGCTGAGCCGCGCGCGGCGGCGGGCCGATCTCGCGCGGATCGACGCCGGGCAGGCACTGGCCCGGCTGCTGCCCTGGGCCACCGGTGACGCCGCCCGGCTGGAGGAGCTCGCGCCGGAGCGGATCGAGGTGCCCAGCGGGTCCAGGATCCGGGTCGACTACGGCGATCCCGAACAGCCCGTCCTCGCCGTCAAGCTGCAGGAGATGTTCGGTCTCCAGGAGTCGCCCGCGGTGGCCGGGGTGCCGGTGCTCGTCCATCTGCTGTCGCCCGCGGGGCGGCCCGCCGCGGTCACCGCCGACCTCGCCTCCTTCTGGAAGGACGGCTACCGGGCGGTCCGGGCCGAACTGCGCGGCCGTTACCCGAAGCATCCGTGGCCCGAGGACCCGGCGTCCGCCGAGCCGACCCGTCACACGAACGCGCGGCTCAGGCGCTGA
- a CDS encoding class I SAM-dependent methyltransferase has product MTPPRRVEGPSPQINTREPIIQEFEQSEPEATRRDADVTESSRANRGWWDRNADDYQIEHGTFLGDDRFVWGPEGLDEVEAELLGPPEDLKGKDVLEIGAGAAQCSRWLAAQGARPVALDLSHRQLQHALRIGGQVPLVEADAGALPFADGSFDLACSAYGALPFVADPVRVLREVRRVLRPGGRFVFSVTHPVRWAFPDEPGPEGLSVSASYFDRTPYVEQDDEGRAVYVEHHRTVGDRVRDVVAGGFRLLDLVEPEWPAWNTQEWGGWSPLRGNLIPGTAIFVCLRD; this is encoded by the coding sequence GTGACACCCCCGAGGCGGGTCGAAGGGCCGAGCCCGCAGATTAATACGAGGGAGCCGATCATCCAAGAGTTCGAGCAGTCCGAGCCCGAAGCCACCCGACGCGACGCGGACGTCACCGAGAGCTCCCGCGCCAATCGCGGCTGGTGGGACAGGAACGCGGACGACTACCAGATCGAGCACGGCACGTTCCTCGGGGACGACCGCTTCGTGTGGGGCCCCGAGGGTCTCGACGAGGTGGAGGCCGAGCTGCTCGGCCCGCCGGAGGACCTGAAGGGCAAGGACGTCCTGGAGATCGGCGCCGGCGCGGCGCAGTGCTCGCGCTGGCTGGCGGCCCAGGGCGCCCGCCCGGTCGCCCTGGACCTCTCCCACCGCCAGCTCCAGCACGCGCTGCGCATCGGCGGGCAGGTGCCGCTGGTGGAGGCCGACGCGGGCGCGCTGCCCTTCGCGGACGGCTCCTTCGACCTGGCGTGTTCCGCCTACGGGGCGCTGCCGTTCGTCGCCGATCCGGTGCGCGTGCTGCGCGAGGTGCGCCGCGTCCTGCGTCCCGGCGGCCGGTTCGTCTTCTCCGTGACGCATCCGGTCCGCTGGGCGTTCCCCGACGAACCGGGTCCGGAGGGACTGTCGGTCTCCGCCTCGTACTTCGACCGCACCCCCTACGTCGAGCAGGACGACGAGGGCCGCGCGGTGTACGTCGAACACCACAGGACGGTGGGCGACCGGGTGCGTGACGTGGTCGCCGGGGGCTTCCGTCTGCTGGACCTCGTGGAGCCGGAGTGGCCCGCCTGGAACACCCAGGAGTGGGGCGGCTGGTCCCCGCTGCGCGGGAACCTGATCCCGGGGACCGCGATCTTCGTGTGCCTGCGGGACTGA